The following proteins are encoded in a genomic region of Synechococcus sp. CBW1002:
- a CDS encoding hercynine metabolism protein encodes MASSWFEELEARLEQQLEAFLQANPEQDALLAEQEARDRQLELQKRRRSLQAQAEQRRQELLRLAGEIRQWQERITRARAAGATELAEQAAARCEALMEQGRRAWQELADLGQSFAATEAALEELTARARQSRPSQQPRQQTTGSPAAGAPVEPAQAAAPTSGGDNLEAAWAAFETRQELEALKRRQGHTT; translated from the coding sequence ATGGCTAGCAGCTGGTTCGAAGAGCTGGAGGCACGGCTGGAGCAGCAGCTGGAGGCTTTCCTGCAGGCCAACCCCGAGCAGGACGCCCTGCTGGCCGAGCAGGAGGCCCGCGATCGCCAGCTTGAGCTGCAGAAGCGGCGGCGCAGCCTGCAGGCTCAGGCTGAGCAGCGGCGCCAGGAGCTGCTGCGGCTGGCCGGTGAGATTCGCCAGTGGCAGGAGCGGATCACGCGGGCCCGCGCTGCCGGCGCCACCGAGCTGGCCGAACAGGCCGCCGCCCGCTGCGAGGCCTTGATGGAGCAGGGGCGCCGCGCCTGGCAGGAGCTGGCGGACCTGGGCCAGAGCTTTGCCGCCACCGAGGCCGCCCTCGAGGAGCTGACCGCGCGCGCACGCCAGAGCCGCCCAAGCCAACAGCCCCGCCAGCAGACCACCGGCAGTCCCGCGGCGGGCGCGCCAGTGGAGCCGGCCCAAGCCGCAGCGCCAACGTCCGGCGGCGACAATCTGGAGGCCGCCTGGGCCGCCTTCGAGACCCGGCAGGAGCTGGAGGCCCTCAAGCGCCGCCAGGGCCATACCACCTGA